Proteins co-encoded in one Pelodiscus sinensis isolate JC-2024 chromosome 7, ASM4963464v1, whole genome shotgun sequence genomic window:
- the ATG9A gene encoding autophagy-related protein 9A isoform X2, which yields MAHFDTEYQRLEASYSDSPPGEEDLLVHVPEGSKSPWHHIENLDLFFSRVYNLHQKNGFTCMLIGEIFELMQFIFVVAFTTFLVSCVDYDILFANKMVNHSQHSSEPVKVTLPDAFLPPSVCSARIQQNGFLISILVIASVFWVHRLIKFIYNICCYWEIHSFYINALKIPMSNLPYYSWQEVQARIVQIQKEHQICIHKKELTELDIYHRILRFKNYMVAMVNKSLLPIRFRLPGLGDTVFYTRGLKYNFELIFFWGPGSLFENEWSLKAEYKRGGNRLELADKLSARILWIGVANFLLCPLILIWQILYAFFSYTEILKREPGSLGARCWSLYGRCYLRHFNELDHELHSRLSKGYKPASKYMNCFISPLLTIVAKNVAFFAGSILAVLIALTIYDEDVLAVEHVLTTVTLLGVGVTVCRSFIPDQHLVFCPEQLLRVILAHVHYMPDHWQANAHRYETRDEFAQLFQYKAVFILEELLSPIVTPLILIFCLRPKSLEIIDFFRNFTVEVVGAGDTCSFAQMDVRQHGHPAWLSAGKTEASIYQQAEDGKTELSLMHFAITNPKWQPPRESTAFIGFLKERVLRESSVALAQQAALPENALFTSIQSLQSESEPHSLIANVIAGSSALGLASHELQGSRQLSGVASALRSFSPHQSAQQPHSSFPAAGPHADGALPRAPSTMTASGTDARTASSGSSAWEGQLQSLILSEYASTEMSLHALYMHELHKQHTQAEPERHVWHRRESDESGESAPEEPDAQKGTPAAIPRSASYPFSSPRPPAEESAALPTGFQRRYGGITDPGTVPRAPSHFSRLPLGGWAEDGLAARHPEPVPEESSEDELPPQLHKV from the exons ATGGCGCACTTCGACACCGAGTACCAGCGGCTGGAGGCCTCCTACAGCGACTCGCCGCCGGGGGAGGAGGACCTGCTGGTGCACGTCCCCGAGGGCAGTAAAT CTCCCTGGCATCACATAGAGAACCTGGACCTCTTCTTCTCTCGC GTCTATAACCTGCATCAGAAGAACGGCTTCACCTGCATGCTGATTGGCGAGATCTTTGAGCTCAT GCAGTTCATTTTCGTGGTGGCCTTCACCACCTTCCTTGTCAGCTGCGTCGACTACGACATCCTGTTTGCCAACAAGATGGTGAATCACAGCCAGCACTCCAGCGAGCCCGTCAAGGTGACGCTGCCAGACGCCTTCCTGCCTCCCAGCGTCTGCAGCGCAAG AATCCAGCAGAACGGCTTCCTCATCTCCATCCTGGTCATAGCCAGCGTGTTCTGGGTCCATCGACTCATCAAATTTATCTACAACATCTGCTGCTACTGGGAGATTCATTCCTTCTACATCAACGCCCTCAAGATCCCCATG tccaACCTGCCCTACTACAGCtggcaggaggtgcaggctcgCATCGTGCAGATCCAGAAGGAGCATCAGATCTGCATCCACAAGAAGGAGCTGACGGAGCTGGACATCTACCACCGCATCCTGCGCTTCAAGAACTACATGGTGGCCATGGTGAACAAGTCGCTGCTGCCCATCCGCTTCCGCCTGCCCGGCCTGGGCGACACCGTCTTCTACACCCGCGGCCTCAAGTACAACTTCGAGCTCATCTTCTTCTGGGGGCCCGGCTCGCTCTTCGAGAACGAGTGGAGCCTCAAGGCCGAGTACAAGCGCGGCGGCAACCGCCTGGAGCTGGCCGACAAGCTGAGCGCCCGCATCCTCTGGATCGGCGTGGCCAACTTCCTGCTCTGCCCGCTCATCCTCATCTGGCAGATCCTCTACGCCTTCTTCAGCTACACCGAGATCCTCAAGCGGGAGCCGGGCAGCCTGGGCGCCCGCTGCTGGTCGCTCTACGGCCGCTGCTACCTGCGCCACTTCAACGAGCTGGACCACGAGCTGCACTCGCGCCTCAGCAAGGGCTACAAGCCGGCCTCCAAGTACATGAACTGCTTCATCTCCCCCCTGCTCACCATCGTGGCCAAGAACGTGGCCTTCTTCGCCGGCTCCATCCTGGCCGTGCTCATCGCCCTCACCATCTACGACGAGGACGTGCTGGCCGTGGAGCACGTCCTCACCACCGTCACCCTGCTGGGCGTGGGCGTCACCGTCTGCCG GTCCTTTATCCCCGACCAGCACCTGGTGTTCTGCCCCGAGCAGCTGCTGCGGGTGATCCTGGCGCACGTGCACTACATGCCCGACCACTGGCAGGCCAACGCCCACCGCTACGAGACCCGGGACGAGTTTGCTCAGCTCTTCCAGTACAAAGCG GTGTTCATCCTGGAGGAGCTGCTGAGCCCCATCGTGACCCCCCTGATCCTCATCTTCTGCCTGCGGCCCAAGTCCCTGGAGATCATCGACTTCTTCCGCAACTTCACCGTGGAGGTGGTGGGCGCGGGCGACACCTGCTCCTTCGCCCAGATGGACGTGCGCCAGCATGGCCACCCGGCG TGGCTGTCGGCGGGGAAGACGGAGGCCTCCATCTACCAGCAGGCCGAGGACGGCAAGACGGAGCTGTCCCTCATGCACTTCGCCATCACCAACCCCAAGTGGCAGCCGCCCCGCGAGAGCACGGCCTTCATCGGCTTCCTCAAGGAGCGCGTGCTGCGGGAGAGCAGcgtggccctggcccagcaggcCGCGCTGCCCGAGAACGCCCTCTTCACCTCCATCCAGTCCCTGCAGTCGGAGTCCGAG cctcacAGCCTGATTGCCAACGTGATCGCCGGCTCCTCGGCGCTGGGCCTCGCGAGCCACGAGCTGCAGGGCTCCCGCCAGCTCTCCGGGGTGGCCTCCGCCCTGCGCTCCTTCTCCCCGCACCAGTCTGCCCAGCAGCCTCACAGCAGCTTCCCAGCGGCAGGGCCCCACGCGGACGGGGCGCTGCCCCGGGCCCCCAGCACCATGACGGCGTCTGG cacagacGCCAGGACGGCCAGCTCGGGCAGCAGCGCCTGGGAGGGCCAGTTGCAGAGCCTGATCCTGTCGGAATACGCCTCCACCGAGATGAGCCTGCACGCGCTCTACATGCACGAG CTGCACAAGCAGCACACCCAGGCGGAGCCCGAGCGGCACGTGTGGCACCGGCGCGAGAGCGACGAGAGCGGGGAGAGCGCCCCCGAGGAGCCGGACGCCCAGAAGGGCACCCCCGCCGCCATCCCCCGCTCCGCCAGctaccccttctcctccccgcGCCCGCCCGCCGAGGAGTCGGCCGCCCTGCCCACCGGCTTCCAGCGCCGCTATGGTGGCATCACAG ATCCGGGCACAGTGCCCCGAGCCCCGTCACACTTCTCTCGCCTGCCGCTCGGGGGCTGGGCCGAGGACGGGCTGGCAGCGCGACACCCGGAGCCCGTGCCAGAGGAGAGCTCGGAGGATGAGCTTCCACCTCAGCTACACAAG GTGTAG
- the ATG9A gene encoding autophagy-related protein 9A isoform X1: MGCPRGGRDFGFLGQANLAFSLGWARRPGLPRPAAIRPDWWPVRGSGWEGVWARLLAVLLDCAAHVYNLHQKNGFTCMLIGEIFELMQFIFVVAFTTFLVSCVDYDILFANKMVNHSQHSSEPVKVTLPDAFLPPSVCSARIQQNGFLISILVIASVFWVHRLIKFIYNICCYWEIHSFYINALKIPMSNLPYYSWQEVQARIVQIQKEHQICIHKKELTELDIYHRILRFKNYMVAMVNKSLLPIRFRLPGLGDTVFYTRGLKYNFELIFFWGPGSLFENEWSLKAEYKRGGNRLELADKLSARILWIGVANFLLCPLILIWQILYAFFSYTEILKREPGSLGARCWSLYGRCYLRHFNELDHELHSRLSKGYKPASKYMNCFISPLLTIVAKNVAFFAGSILAVLIALTIYDEDVLAVEHVLTTVTLLGVGVTVCRSFIPDQHLVFCPEQLLRVILAHVHYMPDHWQANAHRYETRDEFAQLFQYKAVFILEELLSPIVTPLILIFCLRPKSLEIIDFFRNFTVEVVGAGDTCSFAQMDVRQHGHPAWLSAGKTEASIYQQAEDGKTELSLMHFAITNPKWQPPRESTAFIGFLKERVLRESSVALAQQAALPENALFTSIQSLQSESEPHSLIANVIAGSSALGLASHELQGSRQLSGVASALRSFSPHQSAQQPHSSFPAAGPHADGALPRAPSTMTASGTDARTASSGSSAWEGQLQSLILSEYASTEMSLHALYMHELHKQHTQAEPERHVWHRRESDESGESAPEEPDAQKGTPAAIPRSASYPFSSPRPPAEESAALPTGFQRRYGGITDPGTVPRAPSHFSRLPLGGWAEDGLAARHPEPVPEESSEDELPPQLHKV; encoded by the exons ATGGGGTGTccccggggggggcgggacttTGGGTTCCTGGGGCAGGCTAACCTGGCCTTCAGCCTGGGCTGGGCACGGAGGCCAGGCCTGCCTCGCCCTGCAGCCATCCGACCTGACTGGTGGCCAGTGAGAGGATCGGGATGGGAGGGggtctgggcccgtctcctggctGTTCTCCTTGACTGCGCTGCCCACGTCTATAACCTGCATCAGAAGAACGGCTTCACCTGCATGCTGATTGGCGAGATCTTTGAGCTCAT GCAGTTCATTTTCGTGGTGGCCTTCACCACCTTCCTTGTCAGCTGCGTCGACTACGACATCCTGTTTGCCAACAAGATGGTGAATCACAGCCAGCACTCCAGCGAGCCCGTCAAGGTGACGCTGCCAGACGCCTTCCTGCCTCCCAGCGTCTGCAGCGCAAG AATCCAGCAGAACGGCTTCCTCATCTCCATCCTGGTCATAGCCAGCGTGTTCTGGGTCCATCGACTCATCAAATTTATCTACAACATCTGCTGCTACTGGGAGATTCATTCCTTCTACATCAACGCCCTCAAGATCCCCATG tccaACCTGCCCTACTACAGCtggcaggaggtgcaggctcgCATCGTGCAGATCCAGAAGGAGCATCAGATCTGCATCCACAAGAAGGAGCTGACGGAGCTGGACATCTACCACCGCATCCTGCGCTTCAAGAACTACATGGTGGCCATGGTGAACAAGTCGCTGCTGCCCATCCGCTTCCGCCTGCCCGGCCTGGGCGACACCGTCTTCTACACCCGCGGCCTCAAGTACAACTTCGAGCTCATCTTCTTCTGGGGGCCCGGCTCGCTCTTCGAGAACGAGTGGAGCCTCAAGGCCGAGTACAAGCGCGGCGGCAACCGCCTGGAGCTGGCCGACAAGCTGAGCGCCCGCATCCTCTGGATCGGCGTGGCCAACTTCCTGCTCTGCCCGCTCATCCTCATCTGGCAGATCCTCTACGCCTTCTTCAGCTACACCGAGATCCTCAAGCGGGAGCCGGGCAGCCTGGGCGCCCGCTGCTGGTCGCTCTACGGCCGCTGCTACCTGCGCCACTTCAACGAGCTGGACCACGAGCTGCACTCGCGCCTCAGCAAGGGCTACAAGCCGGCCTCCAAGTACATGAACTGCTTCATCTCCCCCCTGCTCACCATCGTGGCCAAGAACGTGGCCTTCTTCGCCGGCTCCATCCTGGCCGTGCTCATCGCCCTCACCATCTACGACGAGGACGTGCTGGCCGTGGAGCACGTCCTCACCACCGTCACCCTGCTGGGCGTGGGCGTCACCGTCTGCCG GTCCTTTATCCCCGACCAGCACCTGGTGTTCTGCCCCGAGCAGCTGCTGCGGGTGATCCTGGCGCACGTGCACTACATGCCCGACCACTGGCAGGCCAACGCCCACCGCTACGAGACCCGGGACGAGTTTGCTCAGCTCTTCCAGTACAAAGCG GTGTTCATCCTGGAGGAGCTGCTGAGCCCCATCGTGACCCCCCTGATCCTCATCTTCTGCCTGCGGCCCAAGTCCCTGGAGATCATCGACTTCTTCCGCAACTTCACCGTGGAGGTGGTGGGCGCGGGCGACACCTGCTCCTTCGCCCAGATGGACGTGCGCCAGCATGGCCACCCGGCG TGGCTGTCGGCGGGGAAGACGGAGGCCTCCATCTACCAGCAGGCCGAGGACGGCAAGACGGAGCTGTCCCTCATGCACTTCGCCATCACCAACCCCAAGTGGCAGCCGCCCCGCGAGAGCACGGCCTTCATCGGCTTCCTCAAGGAGCGCGTGCTGCGGGAGAGCAGcgtggccctggcccagcaggcCGCGCTGCCCGAGAACGCCCTCTTCACCTCCATCCAGTCCCTGCAGTCGGAGTCCGAG cctcacAGCCTGATTGCCAACGTGATCGCCGGCTCCTCGGCGCTGGGCCTCGCGAGCCACGAGCTGCAGGGCTCCCGCCAGCTCTCCGGGGTGGCCTCCGCCCTGCGCTCCTTCTCCCCGCACCAGTCTGCCCAGCAGCCTCACAGCAGCTTCCCAGCGGCAGGGCCCCACGCGGACGGGGCGCTGCCCCGGGCCCCCAGCACCATGACGGCGTCTGG cacagacGCCAGGACGGCCAGCTCGGGCAGCAGCGCCTGGGAGGGCCAGTTGCAGAGCCTGATCCTGTCGGAATACGCCTCCACCGAGATGAGCCTGCACGCGCTCTACATGCACGAG CTGCACAAGCAGCACACCCAGGCGGAGCCCGAGCGGCACGTGTGGCACCGGCGCGAGAGCGACGAGAGCGGGGAGAGCGCCCCCGAGGAGCCGGACGCCCAGAAGGGCACCCCCGCCGCCATCCCCCGCTCCGCCAGctaccccttctcctccccgcGCCCGCCCGCCGAGGAGTCGGCCGCCCTGCCCACCGGCTTCCAGCGCCGCTATGGTGGCATCACAG ATCCGGGCACAGTGCCCCGAGCCCCGTCACACTTCTCTCGCCTGCCGCTCGGGGGCTGGGCCGAGGACGGGCTGGCAGCGCGACACCCGGAGCCCGTGCCAGAGGAGAGCTCGGAGGATGAGCTTCCACCTCAGCTACACAAG GTGTAG